The Arachis hypogaea cultivar Tifrunner chromosome 16, arahy.Tifrunner.gnm2.J5K5, whole genome shotgun sequence genome contains a region encoding:
- the LOC112758799 gene encoding pleiotropic drug resistance protein 1 isoform X2 has product MDEGGSSRAGIRRISSTTFRESFKNMFIESSSSLWSNDTTGVEMFPNNFSFHQEDEEDDEEALKWAAIQKLPTVARMRRGLLATPEGVADEVCIPKLRLQERRALLERLVRVAGQEDTEKFFLKLQDRIERVGITLPTIEVRFEHLKVEAEVHLGTRALPTFANFILNIVQGLLRTLHVIPTRKQQITILQDVSGIIRPARTTLLLGAPGSGKTTLLLALAGKLDSKLKFNGKVTYNGHEMNEFIPQRTAAYVSQHDLHIGEMTVRETLAFAARVQGVGIRYDLLQEVSRREKEKNITPDRDVDVYMKAVATEGQKTNLITDFILKVLGLEVCADTIVGNAMLRGISGGQRKLLTTGPREHVLEFFAFMGFKCPERKGVADFLQEVTSRKDQEQYWVHKDQPYEFVTPKEFAEALHSFHVGISIDNELATHFDKSKSHPAALATKLYGIGKWELLKACFSREYLLMKRNSFIHIFKLCQIVVVAFIVMTIFFRTNMHRDSVVDGGIYVGAMYYCILLIVLNGFADLTVTISKLPMFYKQRNLLFFPSWVYVLPEWILKLPITFTEVGIWVFLTYYVIGFDPDVGRFFRQFLLLVLVNQMATAVFRFIAALGSKVAFTIGSFTLSILVIVSGFILSKDNMKKWWLWGFWASPMMYGQNAIVNNEFLGKKWRHVLPNSTKPLGIEVLKSRGFFTQSNWYWIGVGALIGYTIVFNIGYILALAFLSPIVQQHGVKSEQSKSNEQNHGGNNAQKEGGVENNHNRKTGIILPFEPCAVTFDEITYSVDMPQEMRIHGVLEDRLCLLKGINGTFRPGVLTALMGVTGAGKTTLMDVLSGRKTGGYIGGSITVSGYPKNQETFARISGYCEQNDIHSPNVTVYESLVYSAWLRLSAEINAETRKMFIEEVMELVELNLIRNAIVGLPGVNGLSMEQRKRLTIAVELVANPSIIFMDEPISGLDARAAIIVMRAVRNIADTGRTVVCTIHQPCSDIFESFDELFLMKVGGQEIYVGPLGYHCSHLINYFEEIQGVSKIKDGYNPATWMLEVTSLAKEMELGIDFAQEYKNSSLYRRNKELINELSIPVQGSKDLYFPSKYSRSFFTQCMACLWKQHWSYWRNPPYTAIRFLYTIAVALLFGTVFWNLGSKIEKRQDLFNAMGSMYAAVLLLGIRNSSSAQPLVFVERTVFYREKAAGMYSAFAYAFSQVVIELPYVLLQAVVYGIIVYAMIGFEWTVTKIFWYLFFMYFTFLYFTYYGMMAAAMTPTPPIAVILSSGFYQVWNLFSGFAIPRPRIPVWWRWYYWGNPVAWTLYGLVASQFGDMQDTIAFNGKPTTVEDFLRNYFGFKHDFLGVVGVVIIGFAVTFALVFAIAIKMFNFQRR; this is encoded by the exons ATGGATGAAGGAGGTAGTTCCAGAGCGGGAATTCGTAGGATCAGTAGTACTACTTTTAGAGAGAGTTTCAAGAACATGTTCAtagaaagttcttcatcactttgGAGTAACGATACCACCGGCGTGGAGATGTTTCCCAACAACTTCTCTTTTCACcaagaagatgaggaagatgaTGAGGAAGCTCTCAAATGGGCTGCCATTCAGAAACTACCTACGGTTGCGCGGATGAGGAGAGGATTGCTGGCCACCCCCGAAGGGGTGGCCGACGAGGTGTGCATACCAAAACTTAGGTTGCAAGAAAGAAGAGCTTTGCTTGAGAGATTGGTTAGAGTTGCTGGTCAAGAGGATACAGAGAAGTTCTTCCTCAAACTCCAGGATCGTATTGAAAG GGTTGGTATTACTCTTCCAACAATAGAGGTCCGATTTGAGCATTTGAAGGTGGAAGCAGAAGTTCATCTAGGAACTCGAGCTTTGCCTACCTTCGCTAACTTCATACTCAATATAGTGCAA GGTTTACTAAGAACCCTTCATGTAATTCCCACCAGAAAGCAACAGATAACTATTCTCCAAGATGTCAGTGGAATTATAAGGCCAGCCAG AACAACATTGCTTTTGGGGGCCCCTGGCTCTGGGAAGACTACACTCCTCTTGGCTTTGGCAGGAAAACTTGATTCAAAACTAAAG TTCAATGGTAAGGTTACTTATAACGGTCATGAGATGAATGAATTTATACCTCAAAGAACAGCTGCATATGTCAGTCAGCATGATCTTCATATTGGAGAAATGACTGTTAGAGAAACACTAGCCTTCGCAGCAAGAGTACAAGGAGTCGGAATTCGTTATG ACTTGCTACAAGAGGTGtctagaagagaaaaagaaaaaaatattactcCTGATCGAGATGTTGATGTCTATATGAAG GCTGTAGCAACAGAAGGCCAGAAGACAAATTTGATTACAGATTTTATTCTAAAG GTTTTGGGACTAGAAGTATGTGCTGATACTATTGTAGGAAATGCAATGCTAAGAGGTATTTCTGGTGGGCAAAGAAAACTTCTTACAACAG GTCCCCGTGAACATGTTCTCGAATTTTTCGCCTTCATGGGCTTTAAATGTCCTGAGAGGAAAGGAGTTGCAGACTTTTTGCAAGAA GTGACATCAAGGAAAGATCAGGAACAATATTGGGTACACAAAGATCAACCTTATGAATTTGTGACACCAAAAGAGTTTGCTGAAGCACTGCATTCATTCCATGTTGGGATAAGCATTGataatgaacttgctacacactTTGACAAGTCTAAAAGCCACCCAGCTGCTTTGGCAACCAAACTTTATGGCATAGGAAAATGGGAACTCTTAAAAGCATGCTTCTCTAGAGAATACTTACTAATGAAGCgcaattcattcattcacatcTTCAAGCTTTGCCAA ATTGTTGTAGTGGCCTTCATTGTAATGACGATTTTCTTCCGTACTAATATGCATCGAGATTCTGTGGTCGATGGTGGTATATATGTTGGTGCAATGTACTATTGCATTCTTCTGATTGTGCTAAATGGATTTGCTGATCTTACTGTGACAATTTCTAAGCTTCCTATGTTTTACAAGCAAAGAaaccttctcttcttcccttcatgGGTATATGTTCTCCCTGAGTGGATCCTAAAGCTTCCCATAACTTTCACAGAAGTGGGAATTTGGGTATTTCTTACTTACTATGTAATTGGTTTTGATCCAGATGTTGGAAG ATTCTTTAGGCAATTCCTTCTTCTTGTACTTGTTAACCAGATGGCTACTGCCGTATTCCGATTTATTGCAGCACTTGGTAGTAAAGTGGCTTTCACAATTGGCTCATTTACATTGAGCATCCTTGTTATAGTGAGTGGTTTCATCTTGTCAAAAG ATAATATGAAAAAATGGTGGTTATGGGGATTTTGGGCATCGCCTATGATGTATGGACAGAATGCCATTGTAAATAATGAGTTTCTAGGCAAGAAATGGAGACAC GTTCTGCCTAACTCCACAAAACCACTAGGAATTGAAGTTTTGAAGTCCCGCGGATTCTTCACACAGTCAAATTGGTATTGGATAGGTGTTGGGGCATTGATTGGATATACAATAGTGTTCAACATTGGTTACATCCTTGCTCTTGCTTTCTTGAGTC CAATTGTGCAACAACATGGTGTTAAGTCAGAGCAATCGAAAAGCAATGAGCAGAATCATGGAGGTAACAATGCTCAAAAAGAAGGTGGAGTGGAGAACAACCATAACAGAAAGACAGGAATTATTCTTCCTTTTGAACCATGTGCCGTTACATTTGATGAAATAACTTATTCTGTTGATATGCCACAG GAAATGAGGATCCATGGTGTTCTTGAGGACAGATTATGCCTTTTAAAGGGTATCAACGGCACTTTTCGGCCCGGGGTTCTTACTGCTCTAATGGGTGTTACTGGTGCTGGCAAAACAACTTTGATGGATGTACTCTCTGGTAGAAAAACTGGTGGATATATCGGCGGAAGCATCACGGTTTCTGGTTATCCAAAGAATCAAGAAACCTTTGCAAGAATTTCTGGATACTGTGAACAAAATGATATCCACTCGCCAAACGTCACTGTATATGAATCATTGGTCTACTCAGCATGGCTTAGATTGTCTGCCGAAATCAATGCTGAAACCAGGAAG ATGTTCATTGAAGAAGTCATGGAACTTGTGGAGCTGAATCTAATAAGGAATGCAATAGTTGGATTGCCAGGTGTTAACGGTCTCTCAATGGAGCAGCGCAAAAGGTTGACTATTGCAGTTGAGTTGGTGGCTAATCCTTCTATAATATTCATGGATGAACCAATTTCTGGGCTTGATGCAAGGGCTGCTATCATTGTTATGAGAGCAGTTAGGAACATAGCAGATACCGGAAGAACAGTAGTTTGCACCATTCATCAACCTTGCAGTGATATATTTGAATCTTTTGATGAG CTTTTCCTAATGAAAGTAGGAGGACAAGAAATATATGTGGGGCCACTTGGATACCATTGTTCTCATTTAATCAATTACTTTGAG GAAATACAAGGTGTCAGCAAGATTAAAGATGGTTATAATCCAGCTACATGGATGTTGGAAGTAACTTCTTTAGCAAAAGAAATGGAATTGGGAATTGATTTTGCTCAGGAGTACAAAAATTCATCGCTATATag GAGAAACAAAGAACTTATTAATGAATTAAGTATCCCAGTTCAAGGTTCTAAGGACCTTTATTTTCCTTCCAAGTATTCGAGGTCCTTTTTCACACAATGCATGGCTTGCTTATGGAAGCAACATTGGTCTTATTGGCGCAATCCTCCATACACTGCTATAAGATTTCTCTACACCATCGCTGTTGCCCTGTTGTTTGGAACCGTCTTTTGGAACCTTGGCTCCAAAAT TGAAAAACGACAAGATCTTTTCAATGCTATGGGATCCATGTATGCTGCTGTTCTTCTTCTTGGTATTAGGAATTCTAGTTCAGCACAACCATTGGTGTTCGTGGAAAGAACAGTGTTCTATAGGGAAAAAGCTGCTGGCATGTACTCAGCTTTTGCATATGCTTTTTCTCAG GTTGTGATTGAACTCCCTTATGTCCTTTTACAAGCTGTGGTGTATGGCATTATAGTTTATGCAATGATTGGTTTTGAGTGGACAGTCACTAAGATTTTctggtacttattctttatgtaCTTCACTTTCTTGTACTTCACCTATTATGGCATGATGGCTGCAGCAATGACCCCAACTCCACCAATTGCTGTTATACTTTCATCTGGATTCTATCAAGTGTGGAATCTTTTCTCAGGATTCGCAATTCCACGACCA AGAATTCCTGTGTGGTGGAGATGGTATTATTGGGGAAATCCAGTAGCTTGGACTTTGTATGGATTGGTGGCATCGCAATTTGGAGACATGCAAGACACGATAGCGTTCAATGGCAAACCTACAACAGTAGAAGACTTCTTGAGAAATTATTTTGGTTTCAAGCACGATTTTTTAGGAGTGGTTGGAGTTGTAATTATAGGGTTTGCAGTTACTTTTGCATTGGTCTTTGCCATTGCCATTAAGATGTTTAACTTCCAACGACGCTAA
- the LOC112758799 gene encoding pleiotropic drug resistance protein 1 isoform X1: protein MDEGGSSRAGIRRISSTTFRESFKNMFIESSSSLWSNDTTGVEMFPNNFSFHQEDEEDDEEALKWAAIQKLPTVARMRRGLLATPEGVADEVCIPKLRLQERRALLERLVRVAGQEDTEKFFLKLQDRIERVGITLPTIEVRFEHLKVEAEVHLGTRALPTFANFILNIVQGLLRTLHVIPTRKQQITILQDVSGIIRPARTTLLLGAPGSGKTTLLLALAGKLDSKLKFNGKVTYNGHEMNEFIPQRTAAYVSQHDLHIGEMTVRETLAFAARVQGVGIRYDLLQEVSRREKEKNITPDRDVDVYMKAVATEGQKTNLITDFILKVLGLEVCADTIVGNAMLRGISGGQRKLLTTGEVLVGSARALFMDEISTGLDSSTTFRVVNSVKHLIHSLKGTAVVSLLQPAPETYNLFDDIILLSDGHIVYQGPREHVLEFFAFMGFKCPERKGVADFLQEVTSRKDQEQYWVHKDQPYEFVTPKEFAEALHSFHVGISIDNELATHFDKSKSHPAALATKLYGIGKWELLKACFSREYLLMKRNSFIHIFKLCQIVVVAFIVMTIFFRTNMHRDSVVDGGIYVGAMYYCILLIVLNGFADLTVTISKLPMFYKQRNLLFFPSWVYVLPEWILKLPITFTEVGIWVFLTYYVIGFDPDVGRFFRQFLLLVLVNQMATAVFRFIAALGSKVAFTIGSFTLSILVIVSGFILSKDNMKKWWLWGFWASPMMYGQNAIVNNEFLGKKWRHVLPNSTKPLGIEVLKSRGFFTQSNWYWIGVGALIGYTIVFNIGYILALAFLSPIVQQHGVKSEQSKSNEQNHGGNNAQKEGGVENNHNRKTGIILPFEPCAVTFDEITYSVDMPQEMRIHGVLEDRLCLLKGINGTFRPGVLTALMGVTGAGKTTLMDVLSGRKTGGYIGGSITVSGYPKNQETFARISGYCEQNDIHSPNVTVYESLVYSAWLRLSAEINAETRKMFIEEVMELVELNLIRNAIVGLPGVNGLSMEQRKRLTIAVELVANPSIIFMDEPISGLDARAAIIVMRAVRNIADTGRTVVCTIHQPCSDIFESFDELFLMKVGGQEIYVGPLGYHCSHLINYFEEIQGVSKIKDGYNPATWMLEVTSLAKEMELGIDFAQEYKNSSLYRRNKELINELSIPVQGSKDLYFPSKYSRSFFTQCMACLWKQHWSYWRNPPYTAIRFLYTIAVALLFGTVFWNLGSKIEKRQDLFNAMGSMYAAVLLLGIRNSSSAQPLVFVERTVFYREKAAGMYSAFAYAFSQVVIELPYVLLQAVVYGIIVYAMIGFEWTVTKIFWYLFFMYFTFLYFTYYGMMAAAMTPTPPIAVILSSGFYQVWNLFSGFAIPRPRIPVWWRWYYWGNPVAWTLYGLVASQFGDMQDTIAFNGKPTTVEDFLRNYFGFKHDFLGVVGVVIIGFAVTFALVFAIAIKMFNFQRR from the exons ATGGATGAAGGAGGTAGTTCCAGAGCGGGAATTCGTAGGATCAGTAGTACTACTTTTAGAGAGAGTTTCAAGAACATGTTCAtagaaagttcttcatcactttgGAGTAACGATACCACCGGCGTGGAGATGTTTCCCAACAACTTCTCTTTTCACcaagaagatgaggaagatgaTGAGGAAGCTCTCAAATGGGCTGCCATTCAGAAACTACCTACGGTTGCGCGGATGAGGAGAGGATTGCTGGCCACCCCCGAAGGGGTGGCCGACGAGGTGTGCATACCAAAACTTAGGTTGCAAGAAAGAAGAGCTTTGCTTGAGAGATTGGTTAGAGTTGCTGGTCAAGAGGATACAGAGAAGTTCTTCCTCAAACTCCAGGATCGTATTGAAAG GGTTGGTATTACTCTTCCAACAATAGAGGTCCGATTTGAGCATTTGAAGGTGGAAGCAGAAGTTCATCTAGGAACTCGAGCTTTGCCTACCTTCGCTAACTTCATACTCAATATAGTGCAA GGTTTACTAAGAACCCTTCATGTAATTCCCACCAGAAAGCAACAGATAACTATTCTCCAAGATGTCAGTGGAATTATAAGGCCAGCCAG AACAACATTGCTTTTGGGGGCCCCTGGCTCTGGGAAGACTACACTCCTCTTGGCTTTGGCAGGAAAACTTGATTCAAAACTAAAG TTCAATGGTAAGGTTACTTATAACGGTCATGAGATGAATGAATTTATACCTCAAAGAACAGCTGCATATGTCAGTCAGCATGATCTTCATATTGGAGAAATGACTGTTAGAGAAACACTAGCCTTCGCAGCAAGAGTACAAGGAGTCGGAATTCGTTATG ACTTGCTACAAGAGGTGtctagaagagaaaaagaaaaaaatattactcCTGATCGAGATGTTGATGTCTATATGAAG GCTGTAGCAACAGAAGGCCAGAAGACAAATTTGATTACAGATTTTATTCTAAAG GTTTTGGGACTAGAAGTATGTGCTGATACTATTGTAGGAAATGCAATGCTAAGAGGTATTTCTGGTGGGCAAAGAAAACTTCTTACAACAG gAGAGGTGCTGGTTGGATCAGCTAGAGCTCTTTTCATGGATGAAATATCTACTGGTTTAGATAGCTCAACAACTTTTCGAGTTGTGAACTCAGTGAAGCATCTCATCCACTCTCTTAAAGGAACTGCCGTTGTCTCACTCCTTCAACCAGCACCAGAGACTTACAATCTTTTTGATGACATTATTCTACTCTCTGATGGCCACATTGTATATCAAGGTCCCCGTGAACATGTTCTCGAATTTTTCGCCTTCATGGGCTTTAAATGTCCTGAGAGGAAAGGAGTTGCAGACTTTTTGCAAGAA GTGACATCAAGGAAAGATCAGGAACAATATTGGGTACACAAAGATCAACCTTATGAATTTGTGACACCAAAAGAGTTTGCTGAAGCACTGCATTCATTCCATGTTGGGATAAGCATTGataatgaacttgctacacactTTGACAAGTCTAAAAGCCACCCAGCTGCTTTGGCAACCAAACTTTATGGCATAGGAAAATGGGAACTCTTAAAAGCATGCTTCTCTAGAGAATACTTACTAATGAAGCgcaattcattcattcacatcTTCAAGCTTTGCCAA ATTGTTGTAGTGGCCTTCATTGTAATGACGATTTTCTTCCGTACTAATATGCATCGAGATTCTGTGGTCGATGGTGGTATATATGTTGGTGCAATGTACTATTGCATTCTTCTGATTGTGCTAAATGGATTTGCTGATCTTACTGTGACAATTTCTAAGCTTCCTATGTTTTACAAGCAAAGAaaccttctcttcttcccttcatgGGTATATGTTCTCCCTGAGTGGATCCTAAAGCTTCCCATAACTTTCACAGAAGTGGGAATTTGGGTATTTCTTACTTACTATGTAATTGGTTTTGATCCAGATGTTGGAAG ATTCTTTAGGCAATTCCTTCTTCTTGTACTTGTTAACCAGATGGCTACTGCCGTATTCCGATTTATTGCAGCACTTGGTAGTAAAGTGGCTTTCACAATTGGCTCATTTACATTGAGCATCCTTGTTATAGTGAGTGGTTTCATCTTGTCAAAAG ATAATATGAAAAAATGGTGGTTATGGGGATTTTGGGCATCGCCTATGATGTATGGACAGAATGCCATTGTAAATAATGAGTTTCTAGGCAAGAAATGGAGACAC GTTCTGCCTAACTCCACAAAACCACTAGGAATTGAAGTTTTGAAGTCCCGCGGATTCTTCACACAGTCAAATTGGTATTGGATAGGTGTTGGGGCATTGATTGGATATACAATAGTGTTCAACATTGGTTACATCCTTGCTCTTGCTTTCTTGAGTC CAATTGTGCAACAACATGGTGTTAAGTCAGAGCAATCGAAAAGCAATGAGCAGAATCATGGAGGTAACAATGCTCAAAAAGAAGGTGGAGTGGAGAACAACCATAACAGAAAGACAGGAATTATTCTTCCTTTTGAACCATGTGCCGTTACATTTGATGAAATAACTTATTCTGTTGATATGCCACAG GAAATGAGGATCCATGGTGTTCTTGAGGACAGATTATGCCTTTTAAAGGGTATCAACGGCACTTTTCGGCCCGGGGTTCTTACTGCTCTAATGGGTGTTACTGGTGCTGGCAAAACAACTTTGATGGATGTACTCTCTGGTAGAAAAACTGGTGGATATATCGGCGGAAGCATCACGGTTTCTGGTTATCCAAAGAATCAAGAAACCTTTGCAAGAATTTCTGGATACTGTGAACAAAATGATATCCACTCGCCAAACGTCACTGTATATGAATCATTGGTCTACTCAGCATGGCTTAGATTGTCTGCCGAAATCAATGCTGAAACCAGGAAG ATGTTCATTGAAGAAGTCATGGAACTTGTGGAGCTGAATCTAATAAGGAATGCAATAGTTGGATTGCCAGGTGTTAACGGTCTCTCAATGGAGCAGCGCAAAAGGTTGACTATTGCAGTTGAGTTGGTGGCTAATCCTTCTATAATATTCATGGATGAACCAATTTCTGGGCTTGATGCAAGGGCTGCTATCATTGTTATGAGAGCAGTTAGGAACATAGCAGATACCGGAAGAACAGTAGTTTGCACCATTCATCAACCTTGCAGTGATATATTTGAATCTTTTGATGAG CTTTTCCTAATGAAAGTAGGAGGACAAGAAATATATGTGGGGCCACTTGGATACCATTGTTCTCATTTAATCAATTACTTTGAG GAAATACAAGGTGTCAGCAAGATTAAAGATGGTTATAATCCAGCTACATGGATGTTGGAAGTAACTTCTTTAGCAAAAGAAATGGAATTGGGAATTGATTTTGCTCAGGAGTACAAAAATTCATCGCTATATag GAGAAACAAAGAACTTATTAATGAATTAAGTATCCCAGTTCAAGGTTCTAAGGACCTTTATTTTCCTTCCAAGTATTCGAGGTCCTTTTTCACACAATGCATGGCTTGCTTATGGAAGCAACATTGGTCTTATTGGCGCAATCCTCCATACACTGCTATAAGATTTCTCTACACCATCGCTGTTGCCCTGTTGTTTGGAACCGTCTTTTGGAACCTTGGCTCCAAAAT TGAAAAACGACAAGATCTTTTCAATGCTATGGGATCCATGTATGCTGCTGTTCTTCTTCTTGGTATTAGGAATTCTAGTTCAGCACAACCATTGGTGTTCGTGGAAAGAACAGTGTTCTATAGGGAAAAAGCTGCTGGCATGTACTCAGCTTTTGCATATGCTTTTTCTCAG GTTGTGATTGAACTCCCTTATGTCCTTTTACAAGCTGTGGTGTATGGCATTATAGTTTATGCAATGATTGGTTTTGAGTGGACAGTCACTAAGATTTTctggtacttattctttatgtaCTTCACTTTCTTGTACTTCACCTATTATGGCATGATGGCTGCAGCAATGACCCCAACTCCACCAATTGCTGTTATACTTTCATCTGGATTCTATCAAGTGTGGAATCTTTTCTCAGGATTCGCAATTCCACGACCA AGAATTCCTGTGTGGTGGAGATGGTATTATTGGGGAAATCCAGTAGCTTGGACTTTGTATGGATTGGTGGCATCGCAATTTGGAGACATGCAAGACACGATAGCGTTCAATGGCAAACCTACAACAGTAGAAGACTTCTTGAGAAATTATTTTGGTTTCAAGCACGATTTTTTAGGAGTGGTTGGAGTTGTAATTATAGGGTTTGCAGTTACTTTTGCATTGGTCTTTGCCATTGCCATTAAGATGTTTAACTTCCAACGACGCTAA